The genomic interval CGTCACGATTGACTTGTCGACGTCGTCCCGGCTTACGAAACGAACCGTACTCGCCTTCGAGAGATCCGCAGCAAGCAAGTCGCTGATTGCGGCCCCCAACGCACGACCTTCAATCGAAGCCCCCGCGGCATCGAATGGAACGATGGCAATCCGGTGGTCCGTTGCCTTAACAGGCTCGGTCGAAGTCGCGGCGGCAGAGGGTTCTGTGGCTACGGCTTTCTCATCAGCAAAGAGGCTGATTTGGTTGAACCCGATCGACCACAGCAGGGCGAGACAACATCGAAAAAGTCGAACCCGCGCGAACTCCATTTGGCCCTCTCCTGGAACTCGCCCCAGCTCGCGAACTGATTGACGAATCTATTGCTGACGAATCCTGAACCCATCCCACAGCGATGTCGTCAGCTTGCGATGAATCGTCGACCGCCGCCCGAGAACGAACATGCCTAGGCGTTGGAGCCTTCGAGGACCAAAGCCTAGGTGCCAAGCGCGTGCTGTCTGACGAACCAGAGGGATCATATCTTGCGTTGCGGAGACAATCACTCTCGCAGGCCACAATTCAGCAGCCTGGCAAGTTCGAATGGACTCGGATTCAATTCTATTTGGTCTCGTACTCGATCGAGACGTCAAGCTGCTGACCAACGAAGACGCCCGAAATGTCGTCGTCGATCTCGTAGAGCACCTGCAGAACTCGCGTATCGATTCGTTCGGTGTTCTCTCCCGTAAACGCCTTCTTGGGGATCACATAGGGCTCGACGCGAATAAACCTCAAATTTAATCGATTTCCGGTAGCGCCACGGGGCGTGGCACTGGCACGGCTCGCCGATTTGAAGCGCGAAATATCTCGCTCATCCAAATCAACACGAACGCGAAGGCGGTCAAGGTCTCCGAGCAAAATTAACGCCTTGGCTGCCGAGGCATTCACAAACTCACCCGGTCGGACATCAATCTTCAGAATTTGTCCGTCGACGGGAGCACGGACAAGGCAACGTTCGATTTCGGTTTCGAGATTCGCGACACTCGCGCGCGCCGTTTCAATGGAGGCGTGCGACACATTTTTGTCCTGTTGCCATGCCCCGGCTTTCAGCAGGGCATCCTCTGCAACAGCCTGTTGCCACTGCTGGTCCGCCGCCAGGAACGTGAATCGGCGCGCCGTGAACTCTTCATCAGCCATGATCTTTTTGCCGAACAGTTGCTCGCCACGATCGAGTTGATCCTTTAAACGCGTCCGGTTCGCTTCCGCCACCTTGACCTTCGCTTCGCTAGGCGGGATATCCTCTGGACGAGGCATTTGCTGCAGCCGTTGAAACTGCGCTTCGGCCAGTTGCAAATTGGCCTGTTGCGTTCGCAGTTGTGCTCGCAAATGGCGGTCGTCGACTCGGAACAGCGGAGTTCCCGCTGAAACACGCTGCCCGAGTTGATCGTTGGTCACACACACTTCCAGAACCACGCCGGCAACAGCCGTCCCCAATGCGATATTCTCCGTGCGTGCTTCCACGAGCCCCGTACCCGAGATGCCCGCTGTAAACGAGTGTCGTGGCGGTTCGACGATCGGCGTTTCTTTGGGCAGTTTTTCGGCGGCGAACATGATGTGGTAAAGCGAGAACAAGAACATTCCCAGCGCCAGCATCGGAAGGAAGAAGTTTCGACAAACTTTGAACATCGGGCACCTTCAGTCGCGAAGTATCTGGATCTGATTTTTTGTCGTTGAGACCGCGTACGAGGCCATTCACTTTCGATGTCAGTGCATCGTCGACTCGGGATCACCACCCGAAGCACGATCTGGAATGTCGACTTTCGTCACCACTCCGTCGTCCATGTGGATAATTCGATCACCGAAACGAAACACGCGATTGTCGTGTGTCACGACAATCACCGCCCGGTCTGGTTGTAGAGCCACACGTCGCAGAAGTTCCATCACCGTCTGGCCGGACTGCGCATCCAACGCGGCTGTGGGTTCATCACAGACAAGCAGACGAGGCTCGTGGACAAGTGCTCGAGCGATCGCCACCCGCTGTTGCTGCCCCCCCGACAGTTGATTGGGATACAAATGCATGCGGCTGCCGAGACCGACCGCCGACAGAATCTCTTTGGCGGCTTCGAATGCCGCACGCCGCGATTGCCCGGCAATGATCAGTGGTACGGCCGCGTTCTCCACCGCGGAAAGCGTTGGCAACAAA from Schlesneria paludicola DSM 18645 carries:
- a CDS encoding ABC transporter ATP-binding protein encodes the protein MTALQSLTGPPTHPTETLAVACRQIIKEFGVGDTKTVALRGVDLDVLAGQMTLLVGQSGCGKTTLISIVAGLLNATSGSLTVLGNDMMHLTGTQLVQFRQKNIGFVFQQYNLLPTLSAVENAAVPLIIAGQSRRAAFEAAKEILSAVGLGSRMHLYPNQLSGGQQQRVAIARALVHEPRLLVCDEPTAALDAQSGQTVMELLRRVALQPDRAVIVVTHDNRVFRFGDRIIHMDDGVVTKVDIPDRASGGDPESTMH
- a CDS encoding HlyD family secretion protein; the encoded protein is MFKVCRNFFLPMLALGMFLFSLYHIMFAAEKLPKETPIVEPPRHSFTAGISGTGLVEARTENIALGTAVAGVVLEVCVTNDQLGQRVSAGTPLFRVDDRHLRAQLRTQQANLQLAEAQFQRLQQMPRPEDIPPSEAKVKVAEANRTRLKDQLDRGEQLFGKKIMADEEFTARRFTFLAADQQWQQAVAEDALLKAGAWQQDKNVSHASIETARASVANLETEIERCLVRAPVDGQILKIDVRPGEFVNASAAKALILLGDLDRLRVRVDLDERDISRFKSASRASATPRGATGNRLNLRFIRVEPYVIPKKAFTGENTERIDTRVLQVLYEIDDDISGVFVGQQLDVSIEYETK